From the Roseateles sp. XES5 genome, one window contains:
- the creD gene encoding cell envelope integrity protein CreD encodes MTRTEGDDPVPSSHQFPHAGPYGPEGRGPETRGNVATLLRSPGVKFIMIGIISVALLVPLLLVWGLTEERAQRATDVSRRIANGWGGMQSINGPYLAVPFDVQRSREVDGRTVVEQATEWVLVMPETLDVTADLKTEERRLSIYTLPVYSGALALKGRFGSNILQDLAQYAGTPQLDRALLVLNINDITGIRSDAGVKIDNGAVRPFDPGMRQISAMAETGPDGYATPQSSAGVHRAIERPLIETGFAFEIALTLNGSRSFAVAPAGQTTTFAARANWPHPGFEGLFLPEEKTVTATDFSAKWTIPYLARGIDRVAVGTTLPLSGSMMSINLVEPVQFYQVVSRTLKYSIGFISLVFLAVFVVELKGGRMVHWIQYVLTGLALIVFYVLLLALAEHTGFTVAYGVAALATTVLIAAYLGSATGSRRSGVALGTVLLSAYGVMYLVLREDEYALLAGALISFVAIAATMYATRRVEWSTPVPTQR; translated from the coding sequence ATGACCAGGACAGAAGGGGACGATCCCGTCCCGTCATCCCATCAATTCCCGCATGCCGGACCCTATGGACCGGAAGGGCGCGGCCCGGAAACACGCGGTAACGTCGCGACGCTGCTGCGCTCGCCCGGCGTCAAGTTCATCATGATCGGCATCATCTCCGTCGCGCTGCTGGTGCCGCTCCTGCTCGTCTGGGGCCTCACCGAGGAGCGGGCGCAGCGGGCGACGGACGTCTCCCGCCGCATCGCCAACGGCTGGGGCGGCATGCAGTCGATCAACGGCCCCTATCTCGCCGTGCCCTTCGACGTGCAGCGCAGCCGCGAGGTCGATGGCCGCACCGTCGTGGAGCAGGCGACCGAATGGGTGCTCGTCATGCCCGAAACGCTCGACGTGACGGCGGACCTCAAGACCGAGGAGCGCCGCCTGTCGATCTATACGCTGCCCGTCTATAGCGGCGCGCTGGCGCTGAAGGGCCGGTTCGGCAGCAATATCCTGCAGGATCTTGCCCAATATGCCGGCACGCCGCAGCTCGACCGGGCGCTGCTGGTGCTCAACATCAACGACATCACCGGCATCCGCTCCGATGCCGGCGTCAAGATCGACAATGGCGCGGTGCGCCCGTTCGATCCGGGCATGCGGCAGATTTCCGCCATGGCCGAGACCGGGCCGGACGGCTATGCGACGCCGCAATCGAGCGCCGGCGTGCACCGGGCCATCGAGCGCCCGCTGATCGAGACGGGCTTTGCCTTCGAGATCGCGCTGACGCTCAACGGCTCGCGCAGCTTCGCCGTCGCGCCCGCCGGCCAGACGACGACCTTCGCCGCCAGGGCCAACTGGCCGCATCCGGGCTTCGAGGGCCTGTTCCTGCCGGAGGAAAAGACCGTGACCGCCACGGACTTCTCCGCCAAGTGGACGATCCCCTATCTTGCCCGCGGCATCGACCGCGTCGCGGTGGGCACGACGCTGCCCCTGTCGGGCAGCATGATGAGCATCAACCTCGTGGAGCCCGTGCAGTTCTACCAGGTGGTCTCGCGCACGCTGAAATACTCGATCGGCTTCATCTCGCTCGTCTTCCTCGCCGTCTTCGTCGTGGAGCTGAAGGGCGGGCGCATGGTGCATTGGATCCAGTATGTGCTCACAGGCCTGGCGCTCATCGTCTTCTACGTGCTGCTGCTGGCGCTGGCCGAGCATACCGGCTTTACCGTGGCCTATGGGGTGGCGGCGCTTGCGACGACCGTGCTGATCGCCGCCTATCTCGGCAGCGCCACCGGCAGCCGCCGCAGCGGCGTGGCGCTCGGCACCGTGCTGCTGTCGGCCTATGGCGTGATGTATCTGGTGCTCAGGGAAGACGAATATGCGCTGCTCGCCGGCGCGCTGATTTCCTTCGTCGCCATCGCCGCCACCATGTATGCGACGCGGCGCGTCGAATGGTCGACGCCGGTGCCGACCCAACGCTAG
- a CDS encoding DUF1236 domain-containing protein encodes MRNKLILATAAALLTLSASAHAQSTVIVQDPVTTQSTVVIPGEVRTYVMEQQVPSVVFEGDVVVGSVLPDVVEIHTIDGHADYAYTVLNEHRVIVNPQTRTVVQVIE; translated from the coding sequence ATGCGCAACAAGCTTATCCTTGCCACCGCGGCAGCGCTTCTGACGCTGTCCGCCTCGGCCCATGCCCAGAGCACCGTCATCGTGCAGGACCCGGTCACCACCCAGTCGACCGTCGTCATTCCGGGCGAAGTCCGCACCTATGTGATGGAACAGCAGGTCCCCTCGGTGGTCTTCGAGGGTGACGTGGTCGTCGGAAGCGTGCTTCCGGACGTTGTCGAGATCCACACCATCGACGGCCATGCCGACTATGCCTATACGGTCCTCAACGAACACCGCGTCATCGTGAACCCTCAGACCCGCACCGTCGTGCAGGTCATCGAATAA
- the parC gene encoding DNA topoisomerase IV subunit A — protein MGQSTLPPDGGDENIQPVDLKAALEERYLAYALSTITQRALPDVRDGLKPVHRRIIHAMSEMGLRSNSSFKKCARIVGDVIGKFHPHGDQSVYDALVRMAQDFSQRYPLIDGQGNFGSRDGDGAAAMRYTEARLAEVATLLLDGIDQDAVDFRLTYNEEDEEPIVLPGAFPNLLANGSSGIAVGMATSIPSHNVHELCDAALHLIRNRDAEVEKLVEFVQGPDLPTGGIIIDSRESILEAYRTGRGGFRVRSKWETEDLGRGGYQIVVTEIPYQVQKSRLIEKIAELLIARKLPLLEDIRDESAEDVRIVLVPKSRTVDPTILMESLFKLSELESRIPLNMNVLSMGRVPKVMGLKDVLVEWLDHRREVLQRRSRHRLAAIDRRLEILGGYLVAYLNLDEVIRIIREEDEPKVSLMETFSLTDVQAEAILNMRLRSLRKLEEFEIRTEFDTLSKEKAEIEALLASDDKQWQTVAWEIGEVRKKFAKATELGRRRTQFASAPEADVEAIQQAMIEKEPVTVVISEKGWIRALKGHIADTSGLQFKEGDALKVAFPAQTTDKVLIVTTGGKVFTLGADKLPGGRGHGEPLRIMVDMENDQDVLTAFVHDASRKVIIASQAGNGFVVSETEMVANTRKGKQVMNVGMPDEAKLVVPVRGDHVAVVGENRKMLVFPLAQLPEMSRGKGVRLQRYKDGGVSDIRCFAIADGLSWDDSAGRNFVRSKEELVEWLADRASTGRTVPKGFPRSGKFSG, from the coding sequence ATGGGACAAAGCACTTTGCCGCCCGATGGCGGAGACGAGAATATTCAACCGGTCGACCTCAAGGCGGCGCTGGAAGAGCGCTACCTTGCCTATGCGCTGTCGACCATCACCCAGCGCGCGCTGCCGGATGTGCGAGACGGCCTGAAACCCGTCCACCGCCGCATCATCCACGCCATGAGCGAAATGGGCCTCCGGTCCAATTCCTCCTTCAAGAAATGCGCGCGTATCGTAGGCGACGTCATCGGTAAGTTCCACCCGCATGGCGACCAGTCGGTGTATGACGCCCTGGTGCGCATGGCCCAGGACTTCAGCCAGCGCTATCCGCTGATCGACGGCCAGGGCAATTTCGGCAGCCGCGATGGCGACGGCGCCGCGGCCATGCGTTACACCGAAGCCCGCCTGGCCGAGGTCGCGACGCTGCTTCTCGACGGCATCGATCAGGACGCCGTGGATTTCCGCCTGACCTACAACGAGGAGGACGAGGAGCCCATCGTCCTGCCGGGCGCCTTCCCGAACCTTCTGGCGAACGGGTCCTCCGGCATCGCCGTCGGCATGGCGACCTCCATTCCCTCGCACAACGTGCATGAACTGTGCGACGCCGCGCTGCACCTCATCCGCAACCGCGACGCGGAGGTGGAGAAGCTGGTGGAGTTCGTGCAGGGCCCCGACCTGCCGACCGGCGGTATCATCATCGACAGCCGCGAGAGCATCCTGGAGGCTTACAGGACCGGGCGCGGCGGCTTCCGCGTGCGCTCGAAATGGGAGACGGAAGATCTCGGCCGCGGCGGCTACCAGATCGTCGTCACCGAAATTCCCTACCAGGTGCAGAAGTCGCGGCTGATCGAGAAGATCGCCGAGCTGCTGATCGCCCGCAAGCTGCCGCTGCTGGAGGACATCAGGGACGAATCGGCCGAGGACGTGCGCATCGTGCTGGTGCCGAAGAGCCGCACCGTCGACCCGACGATCCTGATGGAATCGCTCTTCAAGCTCTCCGAGCTCGAAAGCCGCATCCCGCTCAACATGAACGTGCTGTCGATGGGGCGCGTGCCGAAGGTCATGGGCCTGAAGGACGTGCTGGTCGAGTGGCTCGACCACCGCCGCGAAGTGCTGCAGCGCCGCTCGCGCCATCGCCTCGCCGCCATCGACCGCCGCCTCGAGATCCTCGGCGGCTATCTCGTCGCCTATCTCAACCTCGACGAGGTGATCCGCATCATTCGCGAGGAGGACGAGCCCAAGGTCTCGCTGATGGAGACCTTCTCGCTGACGGACGTGCAGGCCGAGGCGATCCTCAACATGCGCCTGCGCTCGCTGCGCAAGCTCGAGGAATTCGAGATCCGCACCGAATTCGACACGCTGTCGAAGGAGAAGGCAGAGATCGAGGCGCTGCTCGCCTCCGACGACAAGCAGTGGCAGACCGTCGCCTGGGAAATCGGCGAGGTCCGCAAGAAATTCGCCAAGGCGACCGAACTCGGCCGCCGCCGCACCCAGTTCGCCAGCGCCCCCGAGGCCGATGTCGAGGCCATCCAGCAGGCCATGATCGAGAAGGAGCCGGTCACGGTCGTCATCTCGGAAAAGGGCTGGATCCGCGCGCTGAAGGGCCATATCGCCGATACGTCCGGCCTCCAGTTCAAGGAGGGCGACGCGCTCAAGGTCGCTTTCCCGGCGCAGACGACGGACAAGGTGCTGATCGTCACGACGGGCGGCAAGGTCTTCACGCTCGGCGCGGACAAGCTGCCTGGCGGGCGCGGCCATGGCGAGCCGCTGCGCATCATGGTCGACATGGAAAACGACCAGGACGTCCTGACCGCCTTCGTGCATGACGCGTCCCGCAAGGTCATCATCGCCTCGCAGGCCGGCAACGGCTTCGTCGTTTCGGAAACCGAGATGGTCGCCAATACCCGCAAGGGCAAGCAGGTGATGAATGTCGGCATGCCCGACGAGGCCAAGCTCGTCGTGCCGGTGCGCGGCGACCATGTCGCCGTCGTCGGCGAGAACCGCAAGATGCTGGTCTTCCCGCTGGCGCAGCTTCCCGAAATGTCGCGCGGCAAGGGCGTGCGCCTGCAGCGCTACAAGGATGGCGGCGTCTCCGACATCCGCTGCTTCGCCATCGCCGACGGCCTTTCCTGGGACGACAGCGCCGGCCGCAACTTCGTGCGCTCGAAGGAAGAGCTCGTGGAATGGCTCGCCGACCGCGCCAGCACCGGCCGCACCGTGCCGAAGGGGTTCCCGCGCAGCGGCAAGTTCAGCGGCTGA